The following proteins are encoded in a genomic region of Oreochromis aureus strain Israel breed Guangdong linkage group 8, ZZ_aureus, whole genome shotgun sequence:
- the mki67 gene encoding proliferation marker protein Ki-67 isoform X3 — protein sequence MPLHGKIVVIKRSGGDGTEFPLTAPCLFGRKPDCDIRIQLPQVSKEHCRIDLNENKEVILTNLSSANPTRVNGEVLQQSERLKHGDVITIIDRSFRFEYPPAPTPKKRSAIGGKPETLKVLQDQQVGDTPIVEKGEKRFSEVSSDTCLKDGANHDNIQHSLEKTGELESKADDSLLQGKNNSPFSDLYQMIKKSLDVKTPRKSCASQLETPSSKVASPKPNSVRKGSAIFTERKSTPKKSEVLAGPGSTNGGTPASVSKQAKVPAAETAEPRAEKAENGSVIETASPRKRNGATPQKFTVNEVVEQITAETPKSPARRRSKETSPGKTPVTKNQDEKTKASPRNSAGKGKEVSKKRKSAELGEDLPKQQTKRKRVSFGGYLSPELFDKRLPPDSPLRKGATPRRSLSLLRPKQSLLRRASVIGLLKEGSPRAKSPAKTKTPSPKKSPSKKTASPKTPTSVKKSPKSRSPSPAKKSPKSRSPSPAKKSPKSRSPSPAKKSPKSRSPSPAKKSPKPRSPSPKAASPANKSPKSRSASPKATANKSPKSKSPSPARGRSPSKVETPKTNEQQKTQRRASTPGQIPHKQVPAGKRRATVGLPGTSLESAPAVVLTPAKTPTNSGVQTPTVKGRFSVSQISTPSPIAEADKVTDQVLLPTVTPKTHKGRKSTSQKTPGAAKSAVKMHRRSGISRASIKVSNPWAHIVKFGQPKAQVVAPLKKTIAQKPKKKAVPKPQTPARNLKGYVSTGHADSPATIVVGRAHRQTVVQPTGAAPRVVTNVALFKKNMKMDEDLTGISEMFKTPVNERKRKSLIDDNVATKTPAGGQSASVMEPSVLNTPEEPGEMIVSPLSVTSAVKGRRYNSEAVQRLLDEDQDATFMGQIQSESSERQSADLQTSTVTTPKQRPELPDSLTGVKRIMKTPKQKAEPVEDLRGKLLKTPKQKPEKQECLTGVKRIMKTPRQKAEPLEDIRGNLLKTPKQKPEQQECFTGVKRIFRTPKEKAEPLEDLRGKILKTPKAPEGGDASLDGVKELLQTPAQLQESDAKRMKTPKTKSSPVVHLTGIKKIMKTPMEKGAPVEDMVDVKRLMRTPRQKGEPVEANFGLKRLMKSPRLRGNAPVEDFEGLQELMEEPLTEPTVQPEAKEQGEAQMSLDSSGNVEKDAMETVSQADAVLLEEAEVKTAVNADPAHEKKSVRGRRAKTVESKAAQDKQEAPDSAEEPVIPAPSRGRRGKKTEATAPPAVRQTPRRRNAKTAVELSAEENHLQSPKVAPKPKRGRSAQQSSKEPEVAAEAERVQSQPLDVEEKANESAVPKRGRRAKQPKESQQRNVTEDVPQDTPDANVACSDQPEVLPGGADENKPDAMETVVQAPQAESLLHVQTPVSVQKKSVRGRRAKQAESEELEDKKEAAEIPEDPIVPTPARGERRGKKIEAAAPPAARHTKRGRNAKSQESTSETSADVSAQASVINTSQEKYSALQTEEAVAKPVRGRRAKRTPVEPAQPEPVTVETASGEQGQVENAEPQKPTLPTAGKSRRGRKARQDTAEQNEVTEEVVVQAAVETNAQSQPPARVKRGRNAKQDEEKMSEPAKKIKLTKSEQAQTELTEEAQTVEMVISETTEPAQIREEASVATKPRRGGRKAKQDTESVESIDVREVPVVNENKPKRGRRGKQAAEETKATAENPEHKPEAEEEKNAEPLSSSMKTSRSRGVRASAKCETSQAIPAKRARRGTTVSPEEVNTESTVLVSEPAPTSVEPARKGRRGALKSTTEEPTTTTDQKNPEAVESNAKMSKRCVKWKSDLEVFEIPKVTPVKAVRGRKPKAADQVNSESKNVSNVANKTEEEDLSGKAVDSRPVKRVGRGAKTAAKVEPANNPKKTVEAETQPKTRRGRSANK from the exons ATGCCATTGCACGGGAAGATTGTCGTGATTAAGCGGAGTGGAGGAGATGGGACTGAATTTCCTCTGACTGCACCATGTTTATTTGGAAG GAAGCCTGACTGTGATATTCGTATTCAGCTTCCTCAAGTCTCCAAGGAGCACTGCCGGATTGACTTGAATGAGAATAAAGAG GTCATTTTGACCAATTTAAGCTCAGCAAATCCAACGCGTGTCAATGGCGAGGTTTTGCAGCAGTCTGAGCGCTTGAAACATGGAGATGTTATAACCATTATTGACCGTTCTTTCAG GTTTGAGTATCCTCCGGCACCAACGCCAAAGAAGAGATCTGCCATCGGAGGCAAACCCGAAACCCTCAAg GTTCTTCAAGACCAGCAAGTGGGGGACACCCCTATTgtggaaaaaggagaaaagagatTCTCTGAAGTGTCATCAG atacTTGTCTTAAAGATGGAGCCAACCATGACAATATTCAGCATTCCTTGGAGAAAACCGGAGAGTTGGAGTCCAAGGCAGACGATAGCCTGCTACAAGGCAAGAACAACTCCCCCTTCAGCGACCTGTATCAAATGATCAAAAAATCTCTGGATGTCAAGACCCCTCGGAAATCTTGTGCCAGTCAGCTTGAAACACCTTCCTCAAAGGTCGCCTCTCCAAAACCCAATTCGGTCAGAAAAGGTAGTGCCATTTTTACTGAGAGAAAAAGCACTCCTAAGAAAAGTGAAGTTCTAGCTGGACCTGGAAGTACAAATGGGGGAACTCCAGCGTCTGTGAGTAAGCAAGCGAAGGTTCCAGCTGCTGAGACGGCTGAACCCAGagcagaaaaggctgaaaatggcAGCGTGATTGAAACGGCTTCACCTCGGAAAAGAAACGGCGCAACTCCTCAGAAGTTTACTGTGAACGAGGTTGTTGAGCAAATTACAGCTGAAACACCCAAGTCGCCTGCGAGGAGGAGGAGTAAGGAAACGTCACCTGGCAAAACTCCAGTGACCAAGAACCAAGACGAAAAAACAAAGGCATCACCCAGGAATTCAGCTGGAAAAG gAAAAGAAGTGTCCAAAAAACGCAAGAGTGCAGAACTTGGAGAAGACTTGCCCAAACAGCAAACGAAGAGGAAACGTGTTTCCTTTGGAGGTTACCTGAGCCCAGAGCTGTTTGACAAACGGTTGCCTCCTGACTCTCCATTACGCAAGGGGGCTACCCCACGGAGGAGCTTGTCTCTCTTGAGACCCAAGCAGTCACTGCTTAGACGAGCATCCGTCATCGGCTTGCTAAAA GAGGGCAGCCCACGTGCAAAAagtcctgcaaaaacaaaaacaccatcaCCTAAGAAATCACCGAGCAAGAAAACGGCTTCTCCTAAGACTCCAACTTCTGTGAAGAAGTCGCCCAAGTCCAG GTCCCCGTCTCCCGCAAAGAAGTCGCCCAAGTCCAGGTCCCCGTCTCCCGCAAAGAAGTCGCCCAAGTCCAGGTCCCCGTCTCCCGCAAAGAAGTCGCCCAAGTCCAGGTCCCCGTCTCCCGCAAAGAAGTCACCCAAGCCCAGGTCCCCGTCTCCCAAAGCAGCTTCTCCTGCCAATAAATCGCCCAAGTCCAGATCTGCTTCTCCTAAAGCAACAGCGAATAAATCGCCGAAATCCAAGAGCCCATCTCCTGCAAGAGGAAGATCTCCTTCTAAAGTGGAAACTCCTAAAACCAACGAACAGCAGAAAACTCAACGCAGGGCTTCAACCCCAGGGCAGATTCCCCACAAGCAAGTTCCTGCTGGAAAAAGAAGGGCAACCGTGGGTTTGCCTGGTACTTCTCTGGAAAGTGCTCCTGCTGTCGTCCTTACACCAGCTAAAACTCCCACTAATTCAGGAGTTCAGACCCCCACGGTCAAGGGGCGGTTTTCTGTGTCACAAATTAGTACACCCTCTCCAATAGCTGAAGCCGACAAGGTCACTGACCAGGTTCTTTTGCCCACCGTCACCCCTAAAACACACAAGGGAAGGAAAAGCACCTCGCAGAAGACTCCAGGTGCTGCGAAGAGTGCAGTAAAGATGCACAGAAGAAGTGGCATTTCAAGAGCATCTATAAAAG TCTCCAATCCTTGGGCGCACATTGTGAAATTTGGTCAACCTAAGGCTCAAGTTGTTGCTCCACTTAAAAAAACCATTGCCCAAAAGCCTAAGAAGAAAGCAGTGCCCAAACCACAG ACACCTGCCAGAAATCTGAAGGGCTACGTGAGCACTGGACATGCAGACTCGCCCGCCACCATTGTTGTGGGTAGAGCACACAGACAGACCGTTGTGCAGCCAACTGGTGCTGCACCAAGAGTGGTCACCAATGTTGCACTCTTCAAAAAGAACATGAAAATGGATGAGGACTTGACTG GTATTTCTGAAATGTTTAAAACTCCTGTAAACGAAAGGAAGCGGAAGTCTTTAATCGACGATAACGTCGCCACAAAGACACCGGCAGGAGGTCAGAGCGCATCTGTGATGGAGCCATCAGTGCTGAACACACCAGAGGAACCAG GTGAGATGATAGTATCTCCGCTGAGTGTTACATCTGCAGTAAAAGGCAGAAGATACAACAGTGAGGCAGTCCAACGCCTCCTTGATGAAGATCAAGACGCCACCTTCATGGGCCAGATTCAGTCAGAGTCAAGTGAACGGCAGAGTGCAGATTTGCAGACGTCCACTGTGACAACTCCCAAACAGAGGCCAGAATTACCAGATTCGCTCACTGGAGTAAAGAGGATCATGAAGACGCCAAAACAGAAGGCTGAGCCTGTTGAAGATTTGAGAGGGAAGCTGTTGAAAACTCCCAAACAGAAGCCTGAAAAACAGGAGTGCCTCACTGGGGTCAAGAGGATCATGAAGACTCCGAGACAGAAAGCCGAACCTTTAGAGGACATCAGAGGGAATCTTCTGAAGACTCCCAAACAGAAGCCTGAACAGCAAGAGTGCTTCACTGGAGTTAAGAGAATTTTTAGAACTCCAAAGGAGAAGGCTGAACCGCTTGAAGACCTTCGAGGGAAGATTCTGAAGACCCCCAAAGCCCCAGAGGGTGGTGATGCCAGTTTGGATGGTGTTAAGGAGCTTCTGCAGACGCCAGCACAGTTGCAAGAATCTGACGCAAAACGCATGAAAACTCCAAAAACGAAGAGCTCCCCAGTGGTTCACCTCACCGGAATCAAGAAAATAATGAAGACACCCATGGAGAAAGGTGCTCCTGTCGAAGATATGGTTGACGTGAAGAGGCTCATGAGAACTCCCAGACAGAAAGGTGAACCTGTTGAGGCGAATTTCGGGCTCAAGAGACTCATGAAGTCGCCGAGGCTGAGGGGTAATGCTCCAGTGGAGGACTTCGAGGGACTTCAAGAACTTATGGAGGAGCCACTGACTGAGCCCACAGTACAACCAGAGGCAAAGGAG CAGGGTGAAGCTCAGATGTCTCTCGACAGCAGTGGAAACGTGGAAAAAG ATGCCATGGAAACGGTCTCTCAGGCAGATGCAGTACTTCTTGAAGAAGCTGAGGTGAAGACTGCTGTGAATGCAGATCCTGCCCATGAGAAGAAATCTGTACGAGGCAGAAGGGCAAAAACGGTGGAATCTAAAGCAGCTCAGGATAAACAGGAAGCACCAGACTCTGCCGAAGAGCCTGTAATCCCTGCTCCAtccagaggaagaagaggaaagaaaactGAAGCTACAGCACCACCTGCTGTTAGACAGACACCAAGACGCAGAAATGCGAAGACAGCTGTTGAGCTGTCAGCAGAAGAGAATCACCTTCAGTCTCCCAAAGTTGCTCCTAAGCCGAAAAGGGGTAGAAGTGCACAGCAGTCTTCTAAAGAGCCTGAAGTTGCTGCTGAAGCTGAGCGTGTTCAGAGCCAGCCACTTGATGTTGAGGAGAAAGCAAATGAAAGTGCTGTGCCCAAGCGAGGAAGAAGAGCTAAGCAACCCAAAGAGTCACAGCAACGAAATGTGACTGAGGATGTTCCCCAAGATACACCAG ATGCAAATGTAGCCTGCAGTGACCAGCCTGAGGTGTTGCCAGGTGGAGCTGATGAAAACAAACCTGATGCCATGGAAACTGTTGTCCAAGCACCTCAAGCTGAAAGCTTACTTCACGTGCAGACACCAGTTTCAGTTCAGAAGAAATCTGTCCGAGGCAGAAGAGCAAAACAGGCCGAATCTGAAGAACTTGAAGATAAAAAAGAGGCAGCTGAAATTCCTGAAGATCCCATTGTACCTACTCCAGCGAGAGGAGAAAGAAGAGGGAAGAAAATTGAAGCTGCAGCGCCACCTGCAGCTAGACACACAAAAAGAGGCAGAAATGCAAAGTCTCAGGAGAGCACCTCTGAGACCTCCGCTGATGTCAGTGCCCAAGCGTCTGTGATAAACACCAGTCAAGAAAAGTATTCTGCACTCCAGACAGAAGAAGCTGTCGCTAAGCCAGTCAGAGGGAGGAGAGCAAAACGAACACCTGTTGAGCCAGCTCAACCAGAGCCTGTAACGGTTGAAACAGCGAGTGGGGAACAGGGCCAAGTGGAAAACGCTGAGCCTCAGAAGCCCACTCTTCCCACCGCTGGAAAATCACGAAGAGGGAGAAAGGCAAGACAGGATACCGCTGAACAGAATGAGGTGACCGAAGAGGTGGTCGTGCAGGCAGCAGTGGAGACGAATGCGCAGTCTCAGCCTCCAGCCAGAGTAAAGAGGGGCAGAAATGCCAAACAGGATGAAGAAAAGATGAGTGAGcctgctaaaaaaataaaactaacaaaGTCTGAGCAGGCCCAAACAGAATTAACAGAAGAAGCCCAAACTGTTGAGATGGTCATTTCAGAGACAACAGAACCAGCTCAGATACGCGAAGAGGCTAGCGTGGCCACGAAGCCCAGAAGAGGAGGGCGGAAAGCAAAACAAGACACAGAGAGTGTGGAATCCATTGACGTCAGAGAGGTCCCTGTTGTCAATGAAAATAAACCCAAACGAGGCAGGAGGGGCAAACAGGCTGCTGAAGAAACTAAAGCCACTGCCGAAAATCCTGAACACAAGCCGGAGGCTGAGGAGGAGAAAAATGCTGAGCCACTTTCCTCGTCTATGAAAACTAGCAGGTCAAGGGGGGTGAGGGCTTCTGCTAAATGTGAGACTTCACAAGCCATTCCAGCCAAGAGAGCCCGCAGAGGTACAACGGTTTCTCCTGAGGAGGTCAACACAGAATCCACAGTTTTGGTTTCCGAGCCTGCTCCCACATCAGTGGAACCAGCAAGAAAGGGAAGACGGGGAGCATTAAAGTCCACAACAGAAGAGCCTACGACGACTACTGACCAGAAGAACCCTGAAGCTGTTGAGAGCAACGCAAAGATGTCCAAAAGATGTGTTAAGTGGAAATCAGACTTGGAAGTCTTCGAGATTCCAAAGGTGACACCTGTAAAAGCAGTGCGAGGTAGGAAGCCTAAAGCTGCAGACCAAGTCAACAGTGAAAGCAAAAATGTGTCAAATGTTGCCAACAAAACTGAAGAGGAGGATCTCTCAGGTAAAGCTGTTGACAGTAGGCCTGTTAAAAGAGTCGGGCGAGGGGCGAAGACTGCTGCCAAAGTGGAACCTGCAAACAACCCCAAGAAAACGGTTGAAGCTGAAACGCAGCCTAAAACCCGCAGAGGAAGATCAGCAAACAAATAG